The region atgtAGTCTATCAAAAGGAAAAGGGGCTGTTACCCCACCATTGCTCATCTTCGTACCTATTCTGTCACATTGGCTCTCCATTTGTTTGCGATGCTTCAGATACATGGGCCAGACATGGCCGTCGAACAGACCGGGAGGGTCGGGGACCGTGTATGTTCTCGTACTGCTGAGACACAATGAAAACCGTATTAGAGGACTGCTGTGACTGTTGTCGTGACAACGGTGAGATAGTCCGCTACCTTCTCCTCGTCTTGCACTCCTCATAAGGAAGAGAAATGTAGAAGCAACTGTCGTACACGTCGATAAGAGGCCTGCAGGGAGATGAGATCCTGTTATGATGAGCTTTTTGAGGTCTGGAGGTTACCAGTGACGTGTCAGGAGGAGGGGTGACCCACTTGTAGTTGTAGATGAGGAAGCCCTCCACGAGGAGAATATGGATCCCCTTCTGGTCCGAGCCGTATTCCTCGGCTTCTGGTGACAGGCTGACGCCATGGGAGCGGGCAAACTTGACCGGGTTCTCCTGCCAGCCTTTCACTGTGCTGACCATGGCTTCCATGTCCAGCGCCGAGATGACTGGCAGGGAAAAAGGGACAAAGAAAAGGCCGTTTCAGCACATTGGGCCTCACCAATGTGCTGTTAACACACATTAGTCACTGTTAGTGAATGTCTCTGGCATTCACAAGGAATACTGTGTGAATGTACTGTTTTTAGATTTAGGATTGGATTGGttaccaaaccaaaaaaatggGAAATGTGCAGGAAAGGAAAGGTACATTACTGCATATGGTTTTCCTACACGGAAATCCATTCTTACCATCCCACTGTCTAAAGCCGTCCTCCCCGACTTCTATTTGATCGGGTTTCTGAAATAACAGTCACCAGTAAAACATTGCTGCAACCTAGTAAACCTGTCGCAGCTGATCACACCTGGACAGGGCAAGTCAAGGACCCGTCTCCACCTAAAGGAGTGCGCCATCTTTTTAGGGGGTTATTGTGGTTGGAGTCGCACAGGATAGTTAAGCATATTTAGGGGCGTGCTCACTCTTCAGTGCAAGAATGCTTGAAAAGATCGCAAGAGGGACAAACAAAAACGTGGGGGTTCACTCATCCTCGTAGCAGAagaaggatgagatgaaaatgttttggggggttAATTTAGTGGATCATACCGATGAGGTATTTCACAACCCGGTAACGCAACTGAGggattcaaaacatttttgcagtttttcatTCATCAAAACCTACAGACCACATATTTCAGGTAGTTCATTTGGACGATTGTATCgacccaaaagaaagattaggcgTGACATTGGCCCGTCCTTGCCATGATATAACACGAAGCCTtgtaaaaatacacggactgagaaggAACGTCTGCATTGACCCGGACCCATGGACGTGAACCTGCTTCAGTCAGTGCTcggtccgtgtattttttccaGGCTTCGTGCcataaagcactcgccgaaagGTGGGTTGATGTCACAGCAATTTTGACCAGCTTTGGCAAAACATTTGGGGTGTTCATCTAGACTAGATATCTCGTAGcacaggaaaacaaaaacaataggcACTGGataaaaaacgttttggggCGTTAATTTGGTGGACCCTACAAACTTCAGTAGGTATCGCATAGATTAGGAAAAGCAAAAGTTAGCTATCAGATCCAGATACTTTATCTCGCCGCTCAGaaacaaaaaagcagaaaaacattTAGGAAGTCAATTCAGTACATCCTTCACACTGCGTATTTCGCAAAACGGAAAAGTAAAGTGGGAAAAGATCGGGAGTCACTGAGAGTCTAGTGGTACACATGGCTGATTCCCACTCAGTTACTGTCGACCAGTTTGATTTTCTGTCCGACCGCAAGATCTGTAATCGATTGGCGATGGATCCTGGATTGGTCGCTTACTAAAGTTACCAGTTTACCAAATTTCTCTCTACAAAAACCTTTACGGTTGCTGTCGTAGCCAATCAAAGCTCACGTTTCTTTTGGACTTTAAGAGGGGACGCTGGACCTTGATGATTGGCTGTCCAGGAGACAATCAGCCACTTGTGTTACTAGGCTACTGCCATGGCAGGACAGAATTTGAGGCTTGTGTCCTCATGTGCAAGCGTACCTTCATCGCCATCAACTcttaccttgaaaaagtcatCCTGGTGCACCACGCAGCAGTTGGGCAACGTCCTGAGTAGTTTGTTAGTCAGGGTGGTTTTGCCACCGTTGGTCACGCTGAGGAACGGACAAACGGAAATGACCTTTTGCTGTCAAGAACCTGGACTTCAGACGGGCTCAAACGGATACTCACCCTCCAATACCGATAATGAATTTCATGTTggtcgcctttttttttgttttttgaattcaGTAACTAAAAGATGGGGAACCCCGCTACGCTAAAGCTATCTCAAAGCCTTCTCCTCTCTCTCGGACCTCAGCCGTTCCCCCCCTTTTACTACTTCATTGATAGACAATCTCGGCGTGAGCTATTTAAAGGACGAGAGTTGCCCGGAGCGCCAATCAGATCGCTTCTCCTGGAGGAGGCAGGCTCTCATTTGCATACAAGCCCAAAAATGTTCCACCTGCTGTGGAGGAGGGTCAGGGGCAGGAATGTGGCACCTCAGAAGCTTCTTAAAACGTGATTTGATGCCAAGCTGCCAACATGGATGAGATTTTAGCGAGTAGTCCTAAATTTAAACACTTCAAGTGAATCATAAGTGTTTAGGAGTTTTTAAGGGGAAAACCATGGTGGCGCTTTCATGGCGCTATATTTAGCTCACTCGGCGTCACACATTTTTCTGATGCAACTGGATGGATTGTGTGGCAGCAAGCCATGTGACTGGCAGCCTAAGCGAGTCATTGCAGCTCTCAggcgtcataaaaaaaaataaaaaaatcccttgCAGAGAGAGGTGCTGACTAACTGCAAGCTGCATGTATCTcatgtttgttgtgtttatgGCTAGAAATCATTGGTTAGCTtatacagtgatacctcggagtttgaacataattcgttcatgcgaagtgttcaaagtccgaattgttcaacctccaaaacattttttcccataggaaataatgtaaatgcaattaatccgttcccaagctccaaaaacaaaaatttatgtaaaaaacatgtacacttTGTGCAGTATTTTAAACactaaaaaataccttacctttttttgtcgtggtgtgatggcatcagtggatgataaatgctatgttaatgctagctttagttcagtttgtgtattttacattgggcatattgttagactactaagcagTCCTTGTGTGCGTCAGGCACaatgttgaacagctaaggggggtcctcgtgccagtatttacagaagtagtcacggtagttacaacggcgcgataatctccttcgtagctctgtatgtttttctttgctgccactggcactgttgtctttctttgagctcatggcgaagaaaattgtcgtggaaaaatcaaaatgcactcgcgagtatggagcacctccgggaaaattcacgatctgactggaaatgagcagtgcatcgcctcaactaccgcaacgtgatcGGCTCCCCGTTTTCAAGGTaggttcggcttagcttgctttgcttgggtgttcgaatcTCCGAGGCATTTTTCACAGATATTTTGTTTGAAGTCTGAATTGTATAAATTCCGagactccgaggttccactgtataagTAAATGATGACCACACGTGCAGCAATGACAAGCTTGTTTATTCTTTGACAGTTCCCTTTATATTACAAATAGAaggtcacatttttttatttagaaataaCACTTTTCTCACCTCTGAATTGACTTCATTTGTTGACAATTTCCATCTggcaaaaacaacacattaatGACAGAAAACAAAAGGATATCTACACGCATGCCACCTTTGCATCGTCCACAGAAGCTCCCAAAACATCATTGTACATGACTCAACCACATGGCATTCAGAAGAACAAAATATGTAAGACAATAAGAcacattttttccctcccccaaaaaacacaaccCCACAGTCCCTTCATGCGAACGAAGAGAGTAAAGCTTTTCAGTAGGAGCTTGTGTGAAGCATGTCCTTCATGTCCTTGATGGGATGTGAGTGACAAATGATTGTCTTGCATGTTTCACATCCAGTCAAGTCGTCTCGACTCGAGCAGTCGTCAACATCCGAAGCTCTGCGATGCAAACACAAGATTACGTTGGTTTCCACCTTTACACCTAAAGGACTACAACTTTGATCCAAACATCATAGCACAATCCAAAGGAAGTCAGGGTCAGATATGATGTTGGACACCATGAGAATATGCCTCCTAGTGGTGTTACACAGTAAATGCAATCATAATACCTCGAGCATAAAGTTCCCTCGGTGAGTTTTGAGGATTTGCTAGGGGAGACCGATATCG is a window of Vanacampus margaritifer isolate UIUO_Vmar chromosome 2, RoL_Vmar_1.0, whole genome shotgun sequence DNA encoding:
- the LOC144043698 gene encoding nicotinamide riboside kinase 2-like isoform X2, whose protein sequence is MKFIIGIGGVTNGGKTTLTNKLLRTLPNCCVVHQDDFFKKPDQIEVGEDGFRQWDVISALDMEAMVSTVKGWQENPVKFARSHGVSLSPEAEEYGSDQKGIHILLVEGFLIYNYKPLIDVYDSCFYISLPYEECKTRRSTRTYTVPDPPGLFDGHVWPMYLKHRKQMESQCDRIEYLDGMIPKDDIYSIVFESIQNTLLNNL
- the LOC144043698 gene encoding nicotinamide riboside kinase 2-like isoform X1; translated protein: MKFIIGIGGVTNGGKTTLTNKLLRTLPNCCVVHQDDFFKKPDQIEVGEDGFRQWDVISALDMEAMVSTVKGWQENPVKFARSHGVSLSPEAEEYGSDQKGIHILLVEGFLIYNYKPLIDVYDSCFYISLPYEECKTRRSSTRTYTVPDPPGLFDGHVWPMYLKHRKQMESQCDRIEYLDGMIPKDDIYSIVFESIQNTLLNNL